Within Chelatococcus sp. HY11, the genomic segment CTGTTTGGGCAGATCGCCGGGACGGTAACGGCTATCGCGGCCTCTGCAATTGATTGCTCTCTCGGCAATGTCTTCACCAAGACGGTCAACGGAAACATCACGTTCACTACGTCGAGCGTGCCCGCCTCACGAGCCTATGGGTTCACGCTCGTGCTGACCTACACCTCCGGCACAATAACCTGGTTCTCGGGCGTCCAATGGCGGGATGGTGAGGCGCCTTCATTCACCGGCGGCAAGACCTATTTCGTCATCTTCGAGACACTCAACGGCGGCACGACTTGGCGTGGTGCAGCGCTTGAATTCAATGGGTGAGCCATGGATCCGATGACGCGGACGCTGTTCATGGCGGCGGGGAAGAGTAAGCCGCCCGTGGTCGTCGCAGGTGGTGTGGACCGTTACATCATCCGCTCTGAAGATGGCGTGAACTGGACATCCCCGTTTAATGACTCTGGCGGGACGTCCTACTTTAATCAGATCATCTTTGCGAACGGGCTGTTCGTCGCTGTGTCTTCGCACGGGATTTATACATCTCCCAATGGAAGCACGTGGACGCTTCGACTAGGGGGCGCTGGTGAGTTTTCCTGCGTCGCCTTCGGAGGCGGGCTGTTTGTCGCTATGGGGGCGGCGTTTTACACCTCTCCGGATGGCATCACGTGGACATCGCGCAGCATGTCTACTTATCTTGGGCCGACGATAACCTACGTGTCGGCCGTCGCCTACGGCAATAGCACGTGGGTCTGCGTCGGGGTGGCGGGGACCACATCTCGACCATTCACGAAAACTGGGACACCAGCGGCAGTCTGGACATCACAGGCAACGCTCACCGGCTCCGATCGTTATGTTGGTCTGCGCTATACGGCTGGCGCGTTCTATATGATGAGGCAGGCCGCTGCCGGGGCATTATATCGGTCGGTCAACGACGGCGTGAGCTTCAGCAATGCCGGCATCCAGGCGGCAACCAATTGCGGCGTGGACTGGGCGTATAATGGTAGCCTTTGGGTCGCGGTTGGTTCCAATGGGACCGCTCCACAGTTGAAGACATCAACGGATATCTCTGTGGGGTGGTCGACGGTTAACACCTCGTTCTTCACGAGCACGACAATCGCTGCCGTCGAATACATCCCTGGCCTTGATCTGTGGGTCATTGGCGGGACAGGCGGTCTGATGGCCTACTCTCCCGACGTCATCAACTGGACACTCGGAACCGTCACCGGGCTTGGCACGCGGGCCATTCAAGCCATCACATACGGATACATCTAATGCACGCACTCATCCAAGTGGGCGAGGTCGTCGTCTATCCTTATACTGATTGGCATCTTCGCCGCGACAATCCCGACACCAGCTTTCCAACAGCGATGGATGACACGGTGCGCGCTGACTTCGGCGTGCACCCCGTTGCGCCAACGCCCATACCCACGGACAAGCGAGCAATTGGCACGACCGCCGGTTACGTAAACGGTGAGCTTGTCGAGATCCATACGCTGGAGGACATCCCCCTCGAAGAGCTGAAAGCCGAGAAGCTCGCGGCTTTGGCTCAGCGCCGCTGGGAAGTCGAGACGGGCGGGCTGACGGTCGGCGGTCTGTTTGTCCCGACCGACCGCGAGACACAGGCAATCGTCGATCGCACCGTAAAAGCATTCGACGACGGTGATCTGACCGCGCCAATTGAGTTCAAATCCCCGGCCGGTTTCGTGGAACTCACCGTCAGCCAATTGCGCACCATCAAAGCGGCGGGCGCACAGCATATCCAGGCGTGTTTTAAACGCGAGAGTGTGCTCACCACTGCCATCGCCGCAGCCACCACGCCAGCCGCCCTTGACGCCATCGACATCAACCAGGGATGGCCGACATGATCACCGTCACCCACCAAACGACCCTCGTCGACGGCATCGAGAAGGTCGTCATCACGCCGTCGACGCAAGACCTGGAAAGCGG encodes:
- a CDS encoding DUF4376 domain-containing protein codes for the protein MHALIQVGEVVVYPYTDWHLRRDNPDTSFPTAMDDTVRADFGVHPVAPTPIPTDKRAIGTTAGYVNGELVEIHTLEDIPLEELKAEKLAALAQRRWEVETGGLTVGGLFVPTDRETQAIVDRTVKAFDDGDLTAPIEFKSPAGFVELTVSQLRTIKAAGAQHIQACFKRESVLTTAIAAATTPAALDAIDINQGWPT